In one Pangasianodon hypophthalmus isolate fPanHyp1 chromosome 22, fPanHyp1.pri, whole genome shotgun sequence genomic region, the following are encoded:
- the pex2 gene encoding peroxisome biogenesis factor 2: protein MAGARAGSENSPPRVLRISQLDAFELDDALEQLVWSQFARCFQHFKPGLLTRVEPELKALLQLLVWRFTVYSSSATVGQTLLNIRYHNTLIAGQKYRSLSRRQKLWFALLTVGEKWLKERSHSLFLSNSAHSGLQKTRQALALVSSAVKVASLLNFMLFLQSGTFPTLTERMLGVRPVFVRDQSAREINFHYMNRELLWHGFAEFLIFLLPLINVWKLKTRVSALFSISDHSSQKSESVGRSECGLCAEWPIMPHSIGCSHVFCYYCIKSHTAADVFFTCPQCGAEVTTIQPVKFQIEMAEMQQT from the coding sequence CCGGAGCCAGAGCCGGAAGTGAGAACTCACCGCCTCGCGTCCTTAGAATCAGCCAGCTGGACGCTTTTGAGCTGGACGATGCCCTGGAGCAGCTCGTCTGGTCCCAGTTTGCGCGATGCTTCCAGCATTTCAAACCAGGCCTGCTGACTCGTGTGGAGCCAGAGCTCAAAGCTCTGCTGCAGCTCCTCGTGTGGAGGTTCACCGTGTATTCCAGCAGTGCCACCGTAGGCCAGACGCTGCTCAACATCCGCTACCACAACACGCTCATCGCCGGACAGAAATACAGGTCTCTGAGCAGGCGGCAGAAACTGTGGTTCGCTTTGCTCACGGTGGGCGAGAAGTGGTTGAAGGAACGTTCTCACAGCTTGTTCCTCAGCAACAGTGCGCATTCGGGCCTCCAGAAAACACGTCAAGCTCTAGCTTTGGTTAGCAGCGCAGTTAAAGTGGCTAGCCTGCTCAACTTTATGCTCTTTCTACAAAGCGGGACATTTCCCACTCTGACGGAGAGGATGCTGGGAGTGCGGCCGGTGTTCGTCCGGGATCAGAGCGCCCGTGAAATCAACTTCCACTACATGAACCGGGAACTGCTGTGGCACGGCTTCGCCGAGTTCCTCATCTTTCTGCTGCCGCTGATCAACGTGTGGAAACTAAAGACCCGTGTGTCTGCGCTGTTCTCCATTTCTGATCATTCAAGCCAGAAATCGGAGTCTGTCGGACGTTCCGAGTGCGGACTATGCGCCGAATGGCCCATCATGCCTCACTCCATCGGGTGCAGCCACGTCTTCTGCTACTACTGCATCAAAAGCCATACGGCTGCCGACGTCTTCTTCACGTGTCCCCAATGCGGTGCTGAGGTCACCACCATACAGCCAGTCAAGTTTCAAATAGAAATGGCGGAAATGCAGcagacatga